In Hirundo rustica isolate bHirRus1 chromosome 4, bHirRus1.pri.v3, whole genome shotgun sequence, a genomic segment contains:
- the TUBAL3 gene encoding tubulin alpha chain-like 3: MRECISIHIGQAGVQMGNACWELYCLEHGIQADGTIPGSKQAESTDPGSERVDSSFETFFCETASGKHVPRAVFIDLEPTVIDEIRTGIYHGLFHPEQLISGKEDAANNYARGHYTIGKEIIDTVLSRIRKMADQCSGLQGFLVFHSFGGGTGSGFTSLLMERLSVEYSKKSKLEFSVYPAPQVSTAVVEPYNSILTTHTTLEHSDCSFMVDNEAIYDICRRNLDIERPTYANLNRLIGQIVSSVTASLRFDGALNVDLIEFQTNLVPYPRVHFPLATYAPIVSAEKAYHEQLSVPEITNACFEFSNQMVKCDPRRGKYMACCLLYRGDVVPKDVNAAIAAIKTRRSIQFVDWCPTGFKVGINYQPPTAVPGGDLAKVQRAVCMLSNTTAIAEAWARLDHKFDLMYAKRAFVHWYVGEGMEEGEFSEAREDLAALEKDYEEVGRDSAEGEEEEGDDEDEY, encoded by the exons ATG aggGAGTGCATTTCCATCCACATCGGGCAGGCCGGGGTGCAGATGGGCAACGCCTGCTGGGAGCTCTACTGCCTGGAGCACGGCATCCAGGCCGACGGGACCATTCCCGGCTCCAAGCAGGCGGAATCCACGGATCCCGGCTCCGAGCGGGTGGATTCCTCCTTCGAGACCTTCTTCTGTGAGACGGCGTCCGGCAAACACGTGCCCCGGGCAGTGTTCATAGACCTGGAGCCCACTGTcattg ATGAGATCCGGACCGGGATCTACCACGGGCTCTTCCACCCGGAGCAGCTCATCAGCGGCAAGGAGGACGCTGCCAACAACTACGCCCGCGGCCACTACACCATCGGCAAGGAGATCATCGACACCGTGCTCAGCAGGATCCGGAAAATG GCCGACCAGTGCAGCGGACTCCAAGGCTTCCTGGTCTTCCACAGCTTCGGAGGAGGCACCGGCTCCGGCTTCACCTCGCTCCTGATGGAGCGTCTCTCGGTGGAGTACAGCAAGAAATCCAAGCTGGAATTCTCGGTGTACCCGGCCCCGCAGGTCTCCACGGCGGTGGTGGAGCCCTACAACTCCATCCTGACCACCCACACCACGCTGGAGCACTCGGACTGCTCCTTCATGGTGGACAACGAGGCCATCTACGACATCTGCCGCCGCAACCTGGACATCGAGCGCCCCACCTACGCCAACCTCAACCGCCTCATCGGCCAGATCGTCTCCTCCGTCACCGCCTCGCTGCGCTTCGACGGCGCCCTCAACGTCGACCTCATCGAGTTCCAGACCAACCTGGTGCCCTACCCGCGCGTCCACTTCCCGCTGGCCACCTACGCGCCCATCGTCTCGGCCGAGAAGGCCTACCACGAGCAGCTCTCCGTGCCGGAGATCACCAACGCCTGCTTCGAGTTCTCCAACCAGATGGTCAAGTGCGACCCGCGCCGCGGCAAGTACATGGCGTGCTGCCTGCTCTACCGCGGCGACGTGGTGCCCAAGGACGTCAACGCCGCCATCGCCGCCATCAAGACGCGGCGCTCCATCCAGTTCGTGGACTGGTGCCCCACCGGCTTCAAGGTGGGCATCAACTACCAGCCGCCCACCGCGGTGCCCGGCGGGGACCTGGCCAAGGTGCAGCGCGCCGTCTGCATGCTGAGCAACACCACGGCCATCGCCGAGGCCTGGGCGCGCCTGGACCACAAGTTCGACCTGATGTACGCCAAGAGAGCGTTCGTGCACTGGTACGTGGGCGAGGGCATGGAGGAGGGGGAGTTCTCCGAGGCCAGGGAGGACCTGGCGGCCCTGGAGAAGGATTACgaggaggtgggaagggactcggcggagggagaggaggaggagggcgaTGATGAGGATGAGTATTGA